From Oryza sativa Japonica Group chromosome 4, ASM3414082v1, one genomic window encodes:
- the LOC4336558 gene encoding GATA transcription factor 26 gives MGKQGPCRHCGVTSTPLWRNGPPDKPVLCNACGSRWRTKGSLTNYTPMHARDDIDAEEPRASKLKPPTLKLKEQKQLKKNPSHITMENGPFSDQNFRKMGDPDLSNRSGSGSALSYSESCAPYGTADASEMTASAQSHAWESLVPSKRRSCVTRPKPSQMEKLAKDLNSIMHEEQLLYLSGSSEEDLIYHSATPVDSFEMGYGSMLLRPNSKSLEEESEASSIPADNKSYITSESYSGSVSFVYSESKATSNQNVITEQPKKFLVQTSDNARRANLHTENQDTLENANSPLVSLHMEGKDSEETRVKTSASNRLTKSTMNPLKRPHDTHFQSSVELRGTMRSPKRVSKYGDAMGLKCQASFMPKPGNGKDLACSDRALNLFMLPPDKLSMLVPPQYANTDSDQDLLLDVPLNARHPEAELLCQPSQLSSVAHSSTSEAGNAGGEGRLKQP, from the exons ATGGGAAAGCAAGGACCTTGCCGTCATTGCGGAGTCACCA GTACTCCTCTCTGGAGAAATGGGCCACCAGATAAGCCAGTGCTCTGCAATGCATGTGGCTCAAGATGGAGAACTAAGGGTTCGCTGACGAATTACACACCAATGCATGCTCGGGATGATATTGATGCTGAGGAACCTAGAGCTAGCAAGCTGAAACCTCCAACATTGAAGCTGAAGGAACAGAAGCAACTGAAGAAAAATCCAAGCCACATCACAATGGAGAATGGACCATTTTCTGATCAAAACTTCCGTAAGATGGGAGATCCTGACCTAAGTAATCGATCTGGTTCTGGATCAGCACTATCATACTCAGAGAGTTGTGCCCCCTATGGCACTGCTGATGCAAGTGAAATGACTG CTTCAGCACAATCACATGCTTGGGAATCACTTGTGCCATCAAAGAGAAGGAGTTGTGTCACTCGGCCTAAGCCTTCACAAATGGAAAAACTTGCAAAGGATCTTAATTCCATAATGCATGAAGAGCAGCTACTTTACCTTTCAGGATCCTCAGAGGAGGATCTAATTTACCATAGTGCAACTCCTGTGGATTCCTTTGAGATGGGATATGGAAGTATGCTTCTCAGACCAAATTCAAAATCACTGGAGGAAGAATCAGAAGCAAGCTCTATTCCTGCTGATAATAAGTCATATATTACTAGTGAATCTTACTCAGGGTCGGTCTCATTTGTATATAGTGAAAGCAAGGCAACAAGCAACCAAAATGTTATAACTGAACAGCCAAAGAAGTTTCTGGTGCAAACATCAGATAATGCTAGAAG GGCTAATCTCCATACTGAAAATCAGGATACTCTGGAGAATGCAAACTCACCTTTAGTTTCCCTACATATGGAG GGAAAAGACAGTGAAGAAACAAGAGTAAAGACCAGTGCTTCAAATCGCCTTACAAAGTCCACCATGAATCCTCTGAAAAGGCCTCATGACACCCACTTCCAAAGCTCCGTAG AACTAAGAGGAACCATGAGGAGTCCTAAAAGAGTTTCTAAATATGGTGATGCTATGGGTCTAAAGTGCCAAGCGTCGTTTATGCCGAAACCAGGCAATGGCAAAGATTTAGCCTGCAGTGACAGAGCACTTAACTTATTCATGTTACCCCCGGATAAACTATCCATGCTGGTTCCTCCTCAGTATGCCAACACTGATTCTGATCAAGACCTGTTGCTGGATGTTCCTCTTAATGCTCGGCACCCAGAGGCCGAGCTTCTTTGCCAGCCATCTCAACTGAGCTCAGTAGCCCACAGCTCCACCTCAGAGGCTGGGAATGCCGGAGGAGAGGGGCGCCTTAAG